The following proteins are encoded in a genomic region of Zea mays cultivar B73 chromosome 9, Zm-B73-REFERENCE-NAM-5.0, whole genome shotgun sequence:
- the LOC109942200 gene encoding uncharacterized protein — MGLGTALEGGMGPPRRGPGTPDRGRAARGRATAPRAGLCRGRGDALGARLHGGGRAGEGLPWPGGAAGRGGRAQAERGGGFSLPTCVSSATISTSTSVAASPQPPSPRAPPLPHLLSCHLHEHLCRLSNIFSDAIPFPSTSSIQECVCTKSQSLGTNSLDLDGQETTSVFNLSSDAQYVPVNTNEPTEAQFVPSNQESSQREGGSGRKCKQSHVGLALESYVEFKKIQNTETLETLKEHKRQEDQFSISKCQVELKGMDGLTTMNKSYALELFVSATNREMFLTTTEHDVREIWLKRKIRLLRGSDAWTEQMI, encoded by the exons ATGGGGCTGGGCACCGCGCTGGAGGGGGGGATggggccgccgcgccgagggccgGGCACGCCGGACCGGGGTCGAGCCGCGCGAGGAAGAGCCACCGCACCGAGGGCTGGGCTGTGCAGGGGAAGGGGCGACGCGCTGGGGGCCAGGTTGCATGGGGGAgggcgggccggggaggggcttCCATGGCCAGGGGGcgccgcgggcaggggagggCGCGCGCAGGCAGAGAGAGGAGGAG GATTCTCCCTCCCCACGTGCGTCTCCTCGGCCACCATCTCCACGAGCACCTCCGTCGCCGCGTCTCCTCAGCCGCCATCTCCGCGAGCACCTCCGCTGCCGCATCTCCTCAGCTGCCATCTCCACGAGCACCTCTGCCGCCTCTCCAACATATTCTCCGACGCTATCCCCTTTCCCTCGACAAG CTCCATCCAGGAGTGTGTCTGCACAAAGTCTCAATCCCTTGGTACTAATTCACTTGATTTGGATGGACAAGAAACCACAAGTGTCTTCAATCTATCTTCTGATGCTCAATATGTCCCAGTCAATACTAATGAACCCACTGAAGCTCAATTTGTCCCATCTAATCAAGAATCAAGCCAGAGAGAAGGTGGCAGTGGGAGAAAGTGTAAGCAAAGCCATGTTGGATTAGCTCTTGAAAGTTATGTGGAGTTTAAAAAGATCCAAAATACAGAAACACTTGAAACTCTTAAAGAACATAAGAGGCAAGAGGATCAATTTTCTATTAGCAAGTGCCAGGTTGAATTGAAAGGAATGGATGGATTAACAACCATGAACAAATCATATGCTTTGGAGCTTTTCGTATCTGCGACAAACCGAGAGATGTTCTTAACAACAACAGAACATGATGTTAGAGAAATTTGGCTCAAACGCAAAATTAG GTTGCTTCGGGGGAGTGATGCATGGACTgaacaaatgatatga